The DNA segment GATTAGACACTCTTTAATTTCAAGCTCAGGCTTCACTCTACCAGTAATTCGACTTATTGCTTTTATAAGCTCGTTTTCTAATATTATACTCCTATAATCGTATATAGTATAATATGCTTCTCCGGTTGATTCCGCTGCTTCACTTTCCTGTAAAATATCAAACCACTGCCGCAGAATCCTTTTTAAACTGTCAACATCCCCTATTATCTCGCTCTCTAAATTTTTTAGAAGAAGACCTTGAATTAACCCTGTTCTAACCGTTTCTATATCTGTGAAGTCTTTAAACTCAGGCGCGCCTATCGCTTTTAAAAAGTTTACGAGGTTTTTAATCTGATCCCTTATGAAAGGTGAATCAACCAATTTAGATAATAATTTTTCAATTTGAAGATTATATTTTTCTTCAGCTAAGCCATAATTTGCCTTCAATCTCAAGATAATAGTTAAAGCACATGTTTCTGCGAAAAACTTTAGTATTTTTAACAGATTACCTGTCCTTAACCCGTTCTCGAACCCTATTCTAACAATTTCCGGGAGCTTGCTTCGTTTAAAAAGCGAATTGTTTATTTTTATTTCATAGTACGCGGGCGTTTTAAGTTTAATCCGGTATAAATTGTCTTCATTCACTCTCAGTCTGCCTGTTTTAATATCAACTCTCACGCTGTTAAAGTTTAAAGTATAGGTTTTAAAAAGCGGTTTAACTATTTTGAAATTTATTTTAACGTTCTCAAAATAGTCTTTTAAAAATTTATGAAAAGCCTTAAGAATCTCTTGAATAAAGATTTTCTCTGAGAGCTCTACCATTATTTAAGACACCACATAAAATTATCCATATTATATAATTTAAACTAATACTTAACTTTAGAGATTGTCTCTAATATAACAGGAGAGTTATTAAAAATGAGCGGGGAAAAAGATGAGAAAGAGTTTTTTGACAACGAAGAATTAGACGATATATTCGCTGTCTTCGATGAAGAGGGGGAGATAGACCTAGGGGAAACACTATATAATTGTATTGAACCATTCTTTAAACATCCTAGAAAGATGCTAGCAGGCAGTAAGGCTCTGAAGATAAGTCTGCCTGAAAAAAAACGAATCGGGGCTCCAGTCTACCATAATTTTTTACTATCATATGATAAAATTAAGGCTTATGAAGTTCTACCTGTAACAGTTAACCGTGATAGGTCGTCCTATCCTTTAAACTTTAATAGAGCTGCCGATTATACCTTGGGGGAGGTTTTCCTGTTTGGTTTCTCAAAAGATGAAACAGAATGGTATGCTATGGATTTATTCATACCAGTGGATGATATTCAAAAAATTGAGAATATTCTCTTAGAGAAAACTAGTAGGCCTCAATTAAAAGGTTTAACGCATTATGGTAATCTAGCAGCAGTCAAATATATTATGAGCCTATGCGAGAAAATCTACGAGTATCAGGTTGATGTAGCTGATTGGATTAAAAGCAGCTCTTTCGTTAGACCTATCCGCGATAAATTTGAGAAATATGCTCCTCGGGAGGGGGAGAACAAACCACCTAAAATATATGTTTTTAAAGAAGGAATAGCACAGGTATTCAGCGATGACAGCTCAAGCATACTACATCAGATGAGTACCTTCTGGCCTTGGTATCTAATTAGTAATGTAATTGAAAAAGAGAATAAACTGATTTTTGAATGGTATGATAAAACATACTCGTTCACGCAGTTGATTTCAAAAAACGCTGATAGATTAGAGTTAAAAAAAGTTTGCTTGGAATGCTTAACCGCTAGTAGAAGCATCCAGATCCATAAAACTTTCTTTATACGTTCGAATTCGTTTCCAAGCCGTTACGAAGCTAGCTGGTATAATCTAGAGCCCTTCGCATGTGAAGCTAGTAGAGTAGGCTTGCCTCCTACGATTCGTTAGCTGTATTAACAACAGGATTCATTCTGGTATGTCTCATGAGAAAATAATATTTATATAGAAAAACTAGGAGAATTGCTAACGCGAGAATACTTGTTACTATAATATATAATAGTTCTAAACTGCCTGTAGAAAGAGAGTTTTCAATCAGGTAACCTATGTAAGTGTAGAGAAGCGAGCGAGGGAAAATCCCTAGCACAGTGGCTAGTATAAATGAGGTGGTTCTCATTTTAGTAAGCCCAGCCCCATAAGATATCGCGTCGAATGGTATAAACGGGAGAAGCCTCCCGATTAACACAGCCCAACCACCGTATTTCTTAAACCATTCATCCGCTGATTCAAGAGTTTTCTCGCTCACCAATCTTTTCACCACAGGTCTGCCGCCAAACTTCGAAATAGAATAGCTTAAAACAGCTCCGGCGATCCCGCCTAAACCACTCACTAATACAGCGATTAACATACCTGTAGGAAACCCGTAGGAGAGAGAGAAAGCGCCTCCAGCAAGAATTAGAATACCTTCAGATGGAATTGGGGCTAAAACAGCTTGCACAATCATAACTGCGAATAAACCCGCAGGCCCTATTAATACTACGATATTCCTTAACATGTTGTAAATCCAAGTTATACCTTCACCTATAACACCTATAATATTTAAAGAGCCGCCTAGAAGTGTTAAAGGTAAAAGAATTAGTATAACTAGTAAACCTAGAATAATACAAAAATAGGAGAAGTTTACTCTCTGGGAGAATTGTGTAAGATATTTAATAGTGAGAAATCCTATAACACCCGTGATAATAAACGCTAATATAAGTATGTGAACCGGTAGATTGAAAATCAAAGTTGTATTGGAAATAGCGTCAACTAGCAGCGCACCGGTAACCGCGGGTGCGCTTAACATGAAGCTGAGTTTCAGAGAGGTGGAATTTTTATAACCCAACCATAAAAGCATCGCTATCGTTAAACCGGAGCGGCTTAAACCTGGTAGTATTGCAAATCCTTGAATTAAACCAACTAGAAAAGCATCCGTTAGAGATAACCCCGTGACGCCCTTCAAACCTGTTTTACGCCTAGTTAAATATATAATCACACCTGTGAGTATCAGCAAAAAACCTGTTAGCAACGTTAAAAAATCGCCTAGAATGAAAGGAAAAACTTCTTTAAGAAAAATATAAGCTGGAAGCGCGGCTATACCTGTGGAAAGCGTGGCGATTATTAAAAAAGTTCTTATCTGTTTTTCTTCGAATCCTACAGGCCTTAGAACTTTAAAATAATCCTTGCGATAATAGAGTAATACGGCTATCAACGTTCCCAGATGAAGCCAAATAGTAATAGAGAATATAGTAGATGGTTCTAAGCCGCTGAGGGCTTGAAGTAATATTGCTATCTGTCCTTGCGAGGAAACTGGAAGCCACTCTAACAAGCCTTGTACTAAGGCTAACACCAGCAGGAACCACATAACATCCACTTAAAAAATTATGGATTAAACGAGATATTTAAGTTCATTCTATTAAATCGAATGGTTTATAAATATTCGCTTATTTCAAAACAATAGGGATTTAAACGAGGTTAGAGAAATGGCGACTATTAACAATAATGAAGCGGCTAGAAGCATTGAAAGAAAAGCGCTTTATATCTCCCAAGATCATAGTAGAGTGATTTTAACCGCTGTGAAAGAGTTAAGCCAGTTAATAGATGACTGGATAGCTGGAGATTTAGAGGGTGTCCGCGAACACCACAATACAATATCTAAACTTGAAAAAGAAGCGAATAATATAAAATGGAGTCTTTTAGATGAGTTATCGACAGCTACGACCCTGATATGCAGGGAAGATCTTATGAGACTTGTACTGGAAACAGATATGATCGCTGATAATGTTGAAGCCGTTGCGTATAAAATCAACATAGCCGGTAATATGGAGCTCCCCTCGAATATTTTAAAAGAGTTTAAGAAGATGATGGAGACTGTTGTAATAACGATGGATAAACTGAGAGAGTGTATAATCTCTCTCGAGCAGAATATAGATAAAGCAGCTCAATTATCAAAGCAAGTGGATGAAGTGGAGGAGCAGACGGATGCGATTCACAGAGCTTTAATGAAAGATATATTAGATGAAATAAACGATCATAAGAAGATGTATAAGATTTCAAATATCATAGAGCAGCTTGAAGAAACCTCTGACCAAATAAAATCCTCAGCTGACATGGTTAGAATACTTACAATGTCAATAAGACAGTGAAAAATAGGGAGATATATGGAAGACTCTAAAATAGTAACACCGATAAAGGCCCAACTTCTAACGAATAGAGTAATAGTATGGAATCCCAAAGCTGGATCCTACCTTTACAAAAACGGGTTTTTCGGTAAACCTGTTGGAATAAGAAAACCTAAAGTCCCTGAATTCGACAGACCGCTTGAACTCTCCCTTCTCGAAACAGCTTACCTATTACAAGAAAAGAAAATAGAGTTAGCTAACGAAGAAGAAGCCCCTATAAGCTTAGAGGAGTTTAAAAAGAGGGCTTCAATGGTTTATGATGGTTTTTTAGATAAGCTCATAGTTTACATGGATTTAAGAAGGAGAGGCTACGTTGTAAGACCGGGGCTTAAATTTGGAGCGGATTTTGCAGTATACGAGCATGGACCTGGCATAGACCACTCGCCTTTCCTAGTTCATGTAATCCCAAGTTCAGCTAGGATTCCACCTATTGAAATGGTCCGCGCTGGTAGACTCGCAACCACCGTCAGAAAAAAATTTATAATAGCAACTATTAAACGCGGAGAAGAGGCAAAATATTATGCGTTCACATGGTTTAAACCATAATACTAAAATCGAAGCAAATACAAGTTTATATTGTTTAGAAAATTTTATGACGTTTTAAGTTGCTCAACGGTGTACTCTGATGAGTTTGAGTAAGGATGAAGTTAAAAATTTAATTAAATCCGCTTGGAGTTCGTCTTCTATAATCATTAAAACAGATGACTACCTATACTTGCTAAAAAAAGAAGGGGGTAAATGGATCGAGTTATCATATATGTTTAAAGAAAATTACGCAGAGAAACGGGAGCTTAACGCAGATGAAGCCCTATTATATTTAATAGAAGAGTTAACTAAGAGCATAGTACAGTATTCACCCATCCTTAAAGACCATATTATAGTTGAAGCCAGCAAACTCGACGAGATTTTAAATAAAATATAAGTCAAATAATATTACTAGGTTGAAGAATTTATGGTTGAACGCTGCCCTAAATGCGGTTTCACACCTAAACCAGGAGATAAATACTGTAGGTATTGCGGTACAGAGATAAAATTTAAAAAAGAAGAGGGTGAAGATCTAGGCGAGGATATCCTGAAAAAACTTGTTTTAAAAGGTAGACTAGCCAATCTTAGATGTGAAAAAAACAAGTATTTAGAGGAGCTTAAAACTATTGAAGAAGATTTACATAACGGTAGAGGTTCTTTAATAGAAGTGGAGAAGAGACTCAACTACTTGAAGCAGCAGATTTCAAATATTAAAGAGGAGGAGAGAAGAATTACCAGTAAAGATGTTAAAATGCCTTATGAAGAACTTCTTGAAGAGAGAAAGAAAGTATTAGAACAGATTGAAAAATTAGATAAACTTCTCGAAGCAGGTAAAATAGATGAAACCAGCTACCATGAATTAAGAGAAGAGTTCTCCAATAAAATTAGCGAGGTTGAAGATAATTTTAATAAATTAAAGTCTAAGATGAGGAAACTATACGCGGATTTAACGGAATCGATCGCAAAATATGAAAAGGAGATGGAGATGCTAACAGTGCGATATGAAATAGGACAGTTAGATAAAGATAATTATTTAGAAAAAGAAAAGGAGTTGAAAAATAAAATAGTCGAGTATAAACTTTGCTTAGAGGCTTTAAAAAATGAGCCTCTAATATTTCAATAAAAGTTTTAAAACGGTGTTTAGAGTATGAGTTTTAAGAAACCTTTTTCGAGCAAGCAAAAAACGGAGGAGACCACTCAGCCTTTATATAAAAAATGTTCTCCAGAGTGCAATCTTTTTAGGTGTTCTCAGAGAGCTCTGGCAGTCCGATTCGAGAAGGGGAAAAAAATAGTTTGGTGCAATTTCGTTCCAGGAGGAGACTACTGTCAGGGACCTAATTGCAATTACGCGATCTGTGCTCAACATAAACTGAGAGCAGAAAACACGTGTGGATTATACGCTCAGAAAAATAAGCAGTCAGAGAATGAGAGCCTTAACATGCATGAAGAGGAGACATGGAAGAAACCAGTGCAGCTGAAAAGCAAAGTGTTGAAGAGACTTAAGAATCTCTCAGACTTAGAGTGATTAGAATACACTGCGCCGCCATTTCTCAGCTTGCCTATCTTTTTTAAGCGCTTTTTTAATTATTTTATAGTGATCTTCGCAAACATAGACTTTATTCAGCTTATTCTGTTCAACGTCTAATTTAGCCTTCTTAGCATCAGATGAATTAAGGCTTCTAACAGCTTGTTTATCGCAGCCTTTAACACTACAATTAATACCTTTATCGACTTTACCCACTAAAAACACCTACCTGCCGATCAACCTGGCTATTTTCTCCAGAAGTTCACTCTTCCATCGCAAGAATTTTAAACCATAATTTTTTAAATCAACCCCTATTAAAGGTTGCTCATCAGAGTATTTTCTAAGAGTCTCTAAAGAGGAGGCCATTGATATTAAGAGAGGATCGAATTTTTCAGCTTCAAATATTTTATATAATATCTCTCTAGCGTTAGCTATATTGAAATATATTTCCCTTACAATATTCTTATTCACCAAATTATACAGCGCGGTGTCTATTAATTTAAGCACATCAATATATTTACTGATTATAGCCTTATTCTCAGCCGTAACGCTACTAGAAATTGCTCTAATAGACTCTAATTTCTCCCTGTAAAACTCCTCTAGTAATTGAAGCTCATCGCCGTAAACTTCAAAAATAATCTTGTCAGCGTTAGAAGCCTCGATTTTAATCATAATTCTCTGAGAGGCATATGAAATAGAGAATAAAGCGATCTCTGTTAAAGGCGTAATAGTTCTTGTAAAATATACTAGTTTACAGTTAATTGAATTAAATGAGAAGTATAATATATTAAACGATAGAGAAACATCTTTAAACAGAATCGGAAATTCACCGCGTTTGAAATTTCTACCAGTCACAAAACGTTTTATCACATCTTCAACACTCATATTAAACCCTCGTTATAAGTTCAGAATTTTCTCTATATCCTCTCTTGAAATCATTCCTAACACTTTTTTATGATTCTTCGAATCTACAACCGGCAGCATATCAATATTTGAAACTATTAACTTGTGCAGCGCCTCCTTCAAATTTTCATCTATTGTTAATAACGGAAACTCTTTTACAGCTAACTCTTTTAATCGCGTAGTAGATTTTAACTCTGCCGGGAGGGTGAAAGCCGCGTTTACAATTATAACGCCTATAATTTCATCGTTTTCATCGATAACAGGGCAAGCTTGCTCTTTAAACTCTTTCGCTAATTCTTCGAATTCTCTGACTGTTAGTTCACCTGACACTTTATGAAAGTGTGATGTCATGATTTTTCTAACATTTATATGTGATAAAATATCACACATAATCTCGGATAGATGAGAGTAAGAGTAGGTTCGATTAATAACTTGATTATCATAGAGGCTCCATTTACTTGAAATAATATAAGCTATAAAAGATGCTAGTATAGCAGGAGCTAAAACAGTGTAGCTGGCGGTCATTTCAGAAACTATTATGATAGAGGCGATAGGTGTTTTGGTGACAGCTGAAATAAACGACCCCATACCTATAACAATAAATATACTTGGCTGGATTATAAGCGATGGAAAAAATTGTTGAAAAATTCTTGCTATTAAAGCGCCGATTAAACCACCGATAACAAGGGAGGGGGCGAAGTCGCCGCCGCTATTCCCGGATGTTACCGTGAATGCTGTTGCAAACATTTTAACAACTATAAAAATAGCTAGTATTTGAAGTGGAAAAACGTAAATATTATTAATAAGTAGCTGAATATAACCGTAACCTGTGCTCACAGCGTAAGGAAATAATATAAAACATAAAGCTGGGAAAACCATCCCCAACGCAGGCTTAAATTTATCGCTCGCTTTGATAACTGAGAAAAACTTATTTTTTAAAGTTTGAAAAATTGAAACAAAGCAAATTCCTAGAACACCGCATATAATCCCTAAAACTATGAAAAAAGGCAGCTCACTCGGTATAAAAAAGTAGACTGGCGAGTTGAAAATAGTAGACCACCCTACAACACTACAATACAAAATGTATGATATAAAAGAGGAGATAATACATGGTATAAACGCTTCCACCTCGTAGTCTCTAAGATATAAAACCTCTATGGTAAAGAAAGCGGCTCCGAACGGGCTTTTAAAAACAGCTGATAAACACGCAGCCGCCCCGGTTAACAGCAATAACTCACTATCCCTGCGGGATAATTTAAATTTCTCAGATAGGTAGTAGGCTAATCCCCCGCCTATCTGAGCGGCGGGGCCTTCTTTACCGACGCTGCCGCCTATTCCTATAGTGAAAGCGGAGGAGATAGTTTTAAAAAAAGGAACACGGGCCCGTATTTTATCGCGTTTATGAAACGAGCCTATAACAGCGTCTAAGCCGGAGCCGCATACTTCAGGACTCACAGTATAAATTATATACCCCATTATTAAGCCGCCGATGATTGCTATGAGGGGGGGAAACTGGTAAAAGGAGAAAGAGAATTTAATTAAACCAAAAAAATCAGGTTCACCAGGCGCTTTAATAATATTAAACCCGCCTATTAATTTTAGGAATATAAATGTGAAAAGATCAGCTAGAAATGTTAAAGCTAAACCGGCTAAAGCGCCTATAACACCCATTAAAAGAGTTAACCCGATTATTTTTCTAACTTTAACACTAAAACTTAAAGCTTCAAAAAACCTCCTCGTAAATGTTCCTCCAAACCGGTGTTATATCCAGAATATATTAAAAACAATTAATAAATTTTTCAAAATAGGTTAAAATAATAAACGGTATGATAGATAGCGAAAGATTGAATAAGATTACTCTGAAGGGATATCAATGATTAGCTGGTATGATGAAGCCGTTAATAGGATTAACAACCTCTGTAACTTTGAATATCCCCTAATATTAGAAGTTGGAGCTGGGTTGGGTCATTTCACATTCAAATTGAAAAAACATTTTTATGAAGCACACTTAGTCGCGATCGATATAAACTCAGAAAATATTAAACATATATTTCTTAATAACAAATTGAAAGCGGAAACCGTTCACTGGCTGATAGCAGATGGAGAGCACACACCTCTTAGAAATAAAGTAGTTAATATTGCAGTCAGCTCCTTCTCGCTACAATACTGGGAGAATCCCTTAAACGTTTTTAACGAATTATCAAGATTAACAGGGAACACTGGAAGATTTTTAATCACAGATCTTCGAAAAGACATGAAGAAGTCAACGATGAAGAAAATAGCGGAGCTATCTGCTCTGAATAATCCCGGAGCGAGTCCTGAGGAAATAGAGAAATTCCTTAAAATTAGATTAGAACACTGTTACACACCTAAAGAAGTTGATAAAATTGCTAAAAAAAGCAGGCTTAGAAATTGGCGGAT comes from the Candidatus Odinarchaeum yellowstonii genome and includes:
- a CDS encoding VTT domain-containing protein, with product MWFLLVLALVQGLLEWLPVSSQGQIAILLQALSGLEPSTIFSITIWLHLGTLIAVLLYYRKDYFKVLRPVGFEEKQIRTFLIIATLSTGIAALPAYIFLKEVFPFILGDFLTLLTGFLLILTGVIIYLTRRKTGLKGVTGLSLTDAFLVGLIQGFAILPGLSRSGLTIAMLLWLGYKNSTSLKLSFMLSAPAVTGALLVDAISNTTLIFNLPVHILILAFIITGVIGFLTIKYLTQFSQRVNFSYFCIILGLLVILILLPLTLLGGSLNIIGVIGEGITWIYNMLRNIVVLIGPAGLFAVMIVQAVLAPIPSEGILILAGGAFSLSYGFPTGMLIAVLVSGLGGIAGAVLSYSISKFGGRPVVKRLVSEKTLESADEWFKKYGGWAVLIGRLLPFIPFDAISYGAGLTKMRTTSFILATVLGIFPRSLLYTYIGYLIENSLSTGSLELLYIIVTSILALAILLVFLYKYYFLMRHTRMNPVVNTANES
- a CDS encoding DUF47 family protein; this translates as MATINNNEAARSIERKALYISQDHSRVILTAVKELSQLIDDWIAGDLEGVREHHNTISKLEKEANNIKWSLLDELSTATTLICREDLMRLVLETDMIADNVEAVAYKINIAGNMELPSNILKEFKKMMETVVITMDKLRECIISLEQNIDKAAQLSKQVDEVEEQTDAIHRALMKDILDEINDHKKMYKISNIIEQLEETSDQIKSSADMVRILTMSIRQ
- the endA gene encoding tRNA-intron lyase — protein: MEDSKIVTPIKAQLLTNRVIVWNPKAGSYLYKNGFFGKPVGIRKPKVPEFDRPLELSLLETAYLLQEKKIELANEEEAPISLEEFKKRASMVYDGFLDKLIVYMDLRRRGYVVRPGLKFGADFAVYEHGPGIDHSPFLVHVIPSSARIPPIEMVRAGRLATTVRKKFIIATIKRGEEAKYYAFTWFKP
- a CDS encoding chloride channel protein — protein: MGVIGALAGLALTFLADLFTFIFLKLIGGFNIIKAPGEPDFFGLIKFSFSFYQFPPLIAIIGGLIMGYIIYTVSPEVCGSGLDAVIGSFHKRDKIRARVPFFKTISSAFTIGIGGSVGKEGPAAQIGGGLAYYLSEKFKLSRRDSELLLLTGAAACLSAVFKSPFGAAFFTIEVLYLRDYEVEAFIPCIISSFISYILYCSVVGWSTIFNSPVYFFIPSELPFFIVLGIICGVLGICFVSIFQTLKNKFFSVIKASDKFKPALGMVFPALCFILFPYAVSTGYGYIQLLINNIYVFPLQILAIFIVVKMFATAFTVTSGNSGGDFAPSLVIGGLIGALIARIFQQFFPSLIIQPSIFIVIGMGSFISAVTKTPIASIIIVSEMTASYTVLAPAILASFIAYIISSKWSLYDNQVINRTYSYSHLSEIMCDILSHINVRKIMTSHFHKVSGELTVREFEELAKEFKEQACPVIDENDEIIGVIIVNAAFTLPAELKSTTRLKELAVKEFPLLTIDENLKEALHKLIVSNIDMLPVVDSKNHKKVLGMISREDIEKILNL
- a CDS encoding class I SAM-dependent methyltransferase, translating into MISWYDEAVNRINNLCNFEYPLILEVGAGLGHFTFKLKKHFYEAHLVAIDINSENIKHIFLNNKLKAETVHWLIADGEHTPLRNKVVNIAVSSFSLQYWENPLNVFNELSRLTGNTGRFLITDLRKDMKKSTMKKIAELSALNNPGASPEEIEKFLKIRLEHCYTPKEVDKIAKKSRLRNWRITSREYGFYFESLPAP